Below is a genomic region from Actinoallomurus bryophytorum.
GGATGACGGACGAGGCCGGCGGTGACGACAAGGTTCTGTGCGTGCCGGCCACCGATCCCCGGATGGAACATCTGCGCGACATTCACCACGTGCCGGAGTTCGACCGGTTGGAGATCCAGCATTTCTTCGAGGTCTACAAGGACCTCGAGCCCGGCAAGTCGGTCGAGGGTGCCAGCTGGGCGAACCGCAGTGACGCCGAGGCCGAGATCGAGCGGTCGTTCAAGCGAGCCGAGAAACACTGAGGTCCGGTGCCCGGTCCGGCCGTCCCCTCGGTCCGGCCGGGCGAGCCACCTACCGAGGTCCGGCCGGCCGGGTGGCGCCCGCGTAGTCCGGGCGGAACGCGGGCGAGATCCGTACTCTCGCCCCCGTGAACGGGGCCTCGATCATCTGACCGTTGCCGATGTAGATCCCGACGTGGTGGATCGTGCTCGGGTTCGACGGATTGTGCGCGAAGAAGACCAGGTCACCCGGGCGCAACTGGTTGCGTGCCGGGTGCGGGCCCGAGTTGTACTGCGACGTCGCGTAGTGAGTGAGAGGGACGCCGGCGCGTGCCCAGGCGTACGTCACCAGTCCCGAGCAGTCGAAGCCGACGGTGTGCGCCCCCTGCGCGATGCCGAGCGTGGGTCCGGCCGGGTTGCCGCCGCCCCAGGAGTACGGCGTGCCGATCCACCTGAGCGCGGCGCGTACGGCCACCGCGCCCATCCCTGAGCCGTGCGGCAGGGAACGCGTGATCTGGCGTACGCCGGCCGGGGTCACCTTGGGTACGCCGGCGTTCGCGTCGCGCGCACGCCGCAGCTCGGCGGAGCGGGCCCGTGCCTTGCCCAGGGCGGCGAGCAGAGCCGTCTTTCGCTGCTGGATCTGCTTGACGCTCGCCCGCTGACGCGCCACCGCGGCGGTCGCGGCCTGACGTGCGCTCGCGGCGGCGCGGGTCGCACCACGCTGCGCCTCCAGGGCCCGGCGCGACTGCTTCTCGAACAGGCCGGCGATGGTCTCGGCGGCCTGCTCCTGCCGTACGGCGAAGTGCTGCCGGTTCGCGAAGAACTGCATGAAGGAGGCCCGTTCCAAGAATCCCGCCGGGCCTCCGCGCCCGCCGAGCACCGCGGCGGCCGAGGGGTAGGTGTTGTCGGTCCGGTAGGCGTTAGCGGCGAACCTCGCGAGCTCTCGGCGGGTCTGGCCCAGCCGGTCATGTGCGTGCGCCGACCGGTCGCGCGCGGCCTGATAGTCATGGCCGGCCTGCTCGAGCCGGGCACGCGCGCCGTTGAAGCGTTCGATCGCGAGCTCGGCCTGGTCGTTCATGTCGTCGAGCCGCCCGTCGGCCTGCGCCAGCTCGGCGCCGATCCGGCCGATGTCGGCGGCACGGTCGCGCACCTGCTTGTCGCTCTTGGCGAGGTCGCGCGAGCTCGGGGAGGGGTCGGCACGTGACGGGCCGGAGAGCAGCACCGTGACCGCGATCGCGGCGAACGCGATCGCGCCGAGCCGTCGCCGGCGCGGATGGGAACCTGCCAACTTCTCCCCCCGGAGGTCCGCCCGCCGCCGAGCGGGCTATCACGAAGGGTTACCACTAGCGACGCTCCGAAAACACGCGCACCACGCGATGTCCCCCGTCACTCACATCCCGGTGACCTCATGATCCAAGACTGTGCCCTGGATTCCGGAGTATCGGGACGAGGGCGGAGATCGGCACCTCCGCCCGTCAGTCGGTCTGCCCGGACGAAGGTGCGAGCTGCCGTTGCTCGCTCGGCGTCGGGGGTGGTGCCGCGGGCGGAGCGGGCGACGGTGGCGTGGCGGGTGTGGGCTCGGCCGGCGTGGGTTTGGGCGGCGGGGGCTGGGTCGGCGGAGGCTCGGTGGGGCTGGGCGTCGTCGGCGTC
It encodes:
- a CDS encoding inorganic diphosphatase codes for the protein MQFDVTIEIPKGQRNKYEMDHETGRIRLDRMLFTSTQYPADYGFIDNTLGEDGDPLDALVLLQEPTFPGCLIRCRTVGMFRMTDEAGGDDKVLCVPATDPRMEHLRDIHHVPEFDRLEIQHFFEVYKDLEPGKSVEGASWANRSDAEAEIERSFKRAEKH
- a CDS encoding C40 family peptidase encodes the protein MAGSHPRRRRLGAIAFAAIAVTVLLSGPSRADPSPSSRDLAKSDKQVRDRAADIGRIGAELAQADGRLDDMNDQAELAIERFNGARARLEQAGHDYQAARDRSAHAHDRLGQTRRELARFAANAYRTDNTYPSAAAVLGGRGGPAGFLERASFMQFFANRQHFAVRQEQAAETIAGLFEKQSRRALEAQRGATRAAASARQAATAAVARQRASVKQIQQRKTALLAALGKARARSAELRRARDANAGVPKVTPAGVRQITRSLPHGSGMGAVAVRAALRWIGTPYSWGGGNPAGPTLGIAQGAHTVGFDCSGLVTYAWARAGVPLTHYATSQYNSGPHPARNQLRPGDLVFFAHNPSNPSTIHHVGIYIGNGQMIEAPFTGARVRISPAFRPDYAGATRPAGPR